The genomic window AGGTAAAAGCGGATGGTATACAGGAAGATACACCCTTGTTCGGACCAAACAGTCTTGGCCTCGATTCTATTGATGTGCTGGAACTGATTATCGGCATCAAAAAGACCTTTGGTGTTGAAATACCTGACAAGGAAACCGCAGAAAAGATATTTATC from Candidatus Brocadia sp. includes these protein-coding regions:
- a CDS encoding phosphopantetheine-binding protein, with the translated sequence MSDTILKLKDLLITRLKLKVKADGIQEDTPLFGPNSLGLDSIDVLELIIGIKKTFGVEIPDKETAEKIFITVGAIAQYIEEKR